The segment taaaaacaaccattaataatgctacataaatagatatataataatatatacatataaaatatacattaatattaacaacaataataataatagtaatactaataataataaaatacaaaaacaaatatgatataataatattaatataaagtagtaaataataatagcggataaaaatatatatatacacgattTTAGAAGAACATCAAaagattattaaatataatataataattaataataatattaaaaaataacgATATGTTAAAGATAATAATAAAAggaaagtaataataatataataattgatactaaaagaaatatataaatatataggatagaaaataataataaatatgataataatagataatagcaaaaatataatattacaaacaatatttaaaaataaaatggcaAAAAGGATGAAATCGAAATCAAAACAGAGTTCTTGGGGTGCAATTAGAAATAAAAATGGGAAACAGGGTCTTATTGCAATGAGCGAAAATAGAGGAGGACCAAAAAGGAAATTTTCCCTTCCCTTCAAAACGCAGCACCTGGTACGGGACTAAAACGAAATCCGCGACAACTTCACAgggcaaattttaaaataaaaaaaaacttgattgcaaaagCTTGAAAAAGCGAAAGGACCGCACGCGTAAATTCCCCATTTTCCAAAAACACACGGATCCTGAGGCGGGTCTGGTCGGATGGATCAGGTCGGGTCGGGTCggttcaaaacgacgtcgttttggggttaaaatgtagcccccaaaacgacatcgttttgggaggctataaaaggccaatttttttcaaaaaaaatcactttgcagtaggggaaagaaaaaaaaacgagAGGGAGAGAATTTCTCTTTGGACCAGGTCCAGCTCCGGCCAGGAGGGCCGCCGTCGCCGTCACACCAGCCGTCGTCGCCGACCACCTTACACGGTGGCTGAAAAAtcgaaaaaggtttttttttttttttgtatttttataatatatgtatatgtatgtgtataagtagaaaagaagaaaaatagaaaaatagaaagaaaaaaaaaagaaaaagaccgATTCAAAAAAAGAACTAAAAAATCAcctttgattttttatttgattttgctTTTGGATATCtattttggtgttgttggaatcgcttgttcttttttttttgtgtttaaaaatCAAGTGTTTTTATTTATCTCAACTGCCGAACCTTTTACAAAATGTTTAGATTTGGCTTTTATGGCCATACAATGCTTTTTTTTCTTGCTTTCTATCTTTTCCTTTTCAATTGCTTGCAGGTGCAAGTTGCTGATAGAGACAGTGGCGGTGCTGCAGGCGGTGGAGCAGTTGGCCGACTTTGGCAAAGGCAAGTGGGGGTTAGGTCGGTGGCCGGCAGCTTTAGGGGGGCTAGGGTTTCttgttgtttgttttttttttttttctaatgttAGGCTAGTTTAGTTTAGTTGGGTATTGGGCTGGTAGTATTTGGGCTAAAGGGATTTGGTTTGTTGGTTTGGGTTTAATGGGTCTTGTGTATTGGGTAGGTTTAGTTTTAATGGGTTATGGTAAATGGGTAAGTAGGCTTATGTTGTAAATGGGGTCAATGGGTAATTGGGCTCCTGAGTTTAAATATAATCGGGCCAAAATTGGTCTATAACAATTTGAAAAGCACAAATATATAGAAAAAATAAAACTTGGGTTCTACTAAACAATGATCGAAACTAAACTCtatgaaagaagaagaagaaactttagagaataaaatttgaatttgatAAACTGGGAATTTTAGAAGACTGTTCTTTGTATACATTTTTATACTAGACATGTAGCAAACTTAGCTATCATGTAACTACTTTCAATGGTCTAAATACTTAACTGTTGCTCATCAAGACACAGGTGCACAACAACCCTTGAAAGCTTTCAGCTCAATTGCTAGTAGTTACAGTCATTGACTAATATTTCCCATGTTTGCTCTTTCCTTCAAATCAGAACTTCATCTGGATAAAACACACACAGCTTCCTACGAAGATCAACAAAGAAGGCTGATGACAGAGGTTTTATGAATAGATCAAACCACTTGATGTTTGGCTGGTATATAATTGACTTGAAACCTTCCATCATACAAAATGTAAGTGTTTCAGTAGTTGCAAATTGAAAGTTACAATTTACCAAAAGTTATGTCACTTAATTAATAACAAATAGTCATAATTGTTCAAGTAGATATCtattgaataattatgtttattgCTAAAGATATGATTATCCATTTGGATAATTATATCCCTATGAAGAGACATGAGATCTCCTATAAATAGGAGTGAAGTGTCATTTGCATGACAAcctaaaatatagaaaaaagtTTCTTTCTGATCTCTCACCatcatttatatttttagattgtTCTATGAAGAATTACTACTGTAGAAATTGATATCCTTACTATGCTCCGTTCAGTGCTCAATGAACTATTTCTATCAAATGCAAATTACATAGACAATCATTGAACTTAATTGTATCCTTGAAATTCATTTGCCAGTAACCTATATAAAACTCAATAATGTTGTTTTcattattctattttttattgttttttttaagaCTTATTATATCCTAGAGGCAGAAATAAAAGCCTTAAGGACAATGAATCAcacttgaattttattttttatttctctcAATTTCCTTTTCTTGCACTAGAATTTATAACAATCTTAAGGCTTTTATTTCCTACTTTTACCTTCTATAATTATGGAGACTGAATTAACTTCAAATTTAAAGATGTATCAAGACATGATCATGGAGGATAGGTTCAATATATGGAACCAACTACAAAAGATGGAAAGACAAAATAATGTTCATGTTAACTACAATGAAGATTTTTTACGTCCTTGATCCAATCCTACAACAATTTCCAGAAGCAACACTTATAGACTTTGAAGAGGTTATGAAAGAAAGAAACAAACTCCAAGAGGATAAGTACAATTGCTGTGTATATATATTGAATTCTCTCGCATATCATCTTTATGACCTAGACGTAAACATACAATCACTAAACCTATTGTGGATCAAGTACATGAGTTGCAGATTCTAGTTTTAAAATTAAGTGAATCAAGAATTTTGATTCTTGATTCACTTCAAGTTGGTGTAATTTTATCCAAATTGCTACCCTCTTGGGATGGATACCGAAAGAACATACTGCATTCCTCGGAATCATTTactatacaattttttttttggctCATTTACAAATTAAAGCTGAAGATTACACTTGTGATGCACTTATTCTTGGTTGAAGAGAATTAtgagaaaagtaaaaaaaaaaaaaaaatggcagATAAAAGTGAGAATCTACGAAAAGTTGGAGATATGTTTTGTTACTTATGTTTCATATTTAAGTTGtcaattaattatatatatatatatatatattaatttttattaatttcgtaaagatgaacatattttaaatgtttattataaTATACACATTAAACTTTTATTAAagtaattttgattttgatttttattccATCTACTTCTTTTCTTTAATCTGATTCTTAATTGCTTACGCTGATTCTtacccttttttctttttaaattattactattcttttattttatttacttcttaaaaataataaaaagaagttaaaatatttaacattttacttttaaattaaaaataaatttaaatataaaattaaaattacctcgcAACGCGGGGTTTATTAAGATTACATTTTCACATGAGAAACTTAATAGCAATATTTCAAATGAAATTTGATCCATTAGTCTATTAAAATATAAATccagaattatttttatttttatttttgcattcTACTGTTTGTACCACGTtcctttaaagaataaattattctattttattataaatttcatATATTTGTACGGTTAAAAACTGATATAGTTGATGAAATATTCAGACAGTGACGTGCCATGTATACTTCATATTGACATACAATGATCAATTTTTTGTTGGACATTAgcgaataatttatatttaaattgtcaAATATGTAAACCAATAAATACCCTAACAAAAAGTTGAAATCGAAAAGAAGAATAGAAATTTACTAAACGTTGAGGCTTGTTTAACACAGTTTCTTTAAGATAGATTCGGCCGCTCCTACAGTACTTGGAGAAATGTTGGTCGATTGTCTCCCAAGATACAACAACACAATGATCAAAGTAGTAGCACCCGGAACCTTTATTCTGAAGAAATCTTAGCATTTTATAGGTATTCAAAGTGGAGTAATTTTTACAACTATCCATGTATAAGAAGATAAAATCTGCATTAAAGagttaattaaatcaatttaactAAAATCAAGATATATGTCTTTTTATATaagattttatatatatttattgagGAAAAATAAATTTCGTACTGGAAATGGACCTAAAATATCTACAAGTCAAACATAGTGCATCATGCAGATGCACCCAAACCCATAAAACAAGTGTGGACTAACAACCCCCTTGTGTGCAAGATAAGGTTCTTTAACTTAGCCattcaataattttttaataggattttcatatatataaacattttACCGTTTATGTTTAATTAACGTGGaatctaaaattttctttttcttaacaaatttgagcatatgatatactgTTATAAAAGTCTAATGGAGTAGAATAAGaaactataattttatgattcaactctccaCTTTTATCTATTGAAAATATGCCTTAAAgttctcataatttacaatttttCTAAccttttaacagtaaaaatatataaaaattttaatatatagaCCAGTTTATTTATTGATGTAATATATATGGACTAATTTATCCATTTATTAAGTAAATAGGATAAAATATAATCCAACTCCTAAATACTAATATAAGTTATATATACGTGTCTATTTGTTGTATCCTGGCAGTAGTTCTAGGTTCGATGACAACGAGGCATGGTAGATGGCCGTGGGCGGATGCTGGTTTCAATGGTGCTACCGTTCCTCACAATCAAAACAGTGCTCATTCCCCAGCTAGTATGTCTTTCGAAATGGCAATGCATATACCACACCCCTGAAAacattatattataaataaatatcaatTACTTAATAACTTTGGTTGTAAGAACGATGGAAGAAGATGAGCTTTCTAAATGAAACTGACCGGGATTGTTAGCAAAAAATCTGATGGCAACCCATCCTGTACCGGGAACGTCGATAGTGTTCATGAGTGGTGGATCAACCAGATTGTAAGTGCTTGGGTCTGTCTCACCGTTGAAATTTCCAAGCCCAGCTCCCACCCAATAGAAGCTGTAACCGTGCAAATGGATTGGGTGACTTCCACCAGCACCCATCTGGGTTGATTGCAGCACTATCTCAACTGCATCCCCATAATTTACGCAAATAGCCCTCGTCCCTACCTCAACTGCAGAAACTACACCAGTCAAGTTTCCAGTGAAATCATAGAATTCTGGTGGAAGAAACGGAAAATTTTCGGCGAAAACACCTCTGATGTTCCTGCAATTTTATAACAACATTAACAATTGGGCAGCTACAATAATAAAACTGctactcttttttcttttttcttttctagaGGTACCGAAAttgcaattatatatatacacacacctGTAGTATGCTTGGAGAACGTCAATATGTGGGTAAACAAAGCTGACATTGTTCAAACTTGCAGCAAATCCGTCACTTACAACACACTTTGAGTTTTTACAAGGCAAGTCGTTAACGGCGAGTGTAATGAACACTCGTCTATTGATATCCGTATCTGCCGGCACATTTATCGGCGGATTCTGAGTGACATTCGTGTTCCGAATTCGGCTGATGAAGTTAAGCATAGCATCCGTATTGTTCATTGCGGGCAACGTTATCAAGGAAGCATTCGATCCACCCACAAAGTTTGTATATTGAAAAATGCCGGTAGTAATGAAGTCAACGGGCGCGACAGCGGAATCAGAGGAAGGCCTAGTAGCCATGTAATATTGGCCGGCGTTTCGATTGGCAGAGACCAAAACATCCATGGTTTGGCCAGGGCTTATCAATATATAGTCGCTCTTGAACCTTCGAACGTAGGAGGCATCTAGGGCGACAACTGTGAGGGTGTGGTTCATGATGGTGAAGAATTGCTGTTCGTTCATTGCAGCATTGATTATGCGGAGAAGGTATGTCTTCTTATAATCAACTTCCATGCGGAATATTGTATCTGCAACACCCAATTATGGGCTATTATTATAAGGGACACCAAGGCGTACAAACTCAATCCGGTTTCATAATGCGGAGAACGTACCAGTTGGGCATCCATATGTGTCTCCTAAATGTCCATTGATAGCATAAGCATCTGGTTGGGGAGGAGGGGTACCGGATGCAAGTGCTTTATCGATAATTTTCTTCAAGTTCCCATTGTACCATGATTCTGTAAATACATACAAGAAATCAAATTAAGAAGCGTATAATTATACACAGGTAACAcaaccgaaaattcaaaagataTCCTTACCAAGTATGATTGTTTGCTCCCCATCCGGCGTGGGAAATGGATAAGTTTCGTTCTCGGCCGGTAAAATGACGATGGCGCCATGGACGGAACTGCGAGTCCAGTCACTGTGTGCGTGCCACCACAGGGTTCCTATTTCCTCCGATAATATGATTTTGTAGGTGAAGTTGGTTCGTGGTCGGATCGGGCACTGGGTTATGAACTCGGGACCGTCGAACCATGGATTCCTTGGTTGTTTCACACCGTGCCTGCAAcatgtttaatttattttactcACTAATGATTTCGTTTCTTGGAGAAATTATATTTGGAAGAATGAAAGAAAGGTTATGAGTACCAGTGAATGGTGAAGCCATACTTTCCACGATTGTGGACATTAACGAAGACAGTGTCACCTCTGTGAACCCGAATCTCAGGCCCTGGATAACTATTATTTACGACCAGCAAAGTCGATGTGTTGCACATCTTCTTAAATTTTGACTCTCGCACCTGCAATAAAAAAAATGACCACCAAATGAGATCTCaacattgttattatatattgatcaacaacaataaaagaaaacaatactCATTTTGCTGTCTGAAAACAAAACCAAGCCACTGCCATGATCACGTCAGTAAATTAAGTAGGTTTAATAAGAGGTTTAAGAATATTCATACGAAACAACTATGAGATGTAAGAATATATacgaaaaggaaaaaaaaggcaCTCACAAAGAATTCATAGTGATGTACATCAGCACTGCAAAGGAGCAAAGTGCTTAGAAATAAAACCCCTACAAACCATCTCACTAAACCCATTTCTTTTTTTCCCTCCCCTCTAACGTGGTCTTAGTTCTTCCTTGAATATTCTCTTCTTTGAGTCATAAATGTCAATAATTTATAGGAAAGGAAGATTGCGGTTCGTAAGTTTCTTTCATTTGTATAAGTTGAccgaaaaaagaagaaagaaaaacgaAAATTGCATTTTCCAGTAAAAAAATTACACATCATGCACATAACATGTTTCtagtgttttatttttttatttttcattacaTAACACGTTTCTAGTTAAGCAAGTCGGATGTTCTTAATACATAATATGGATTTTTAATGTTTATGCCCCAATTAGAGCTTGTAAGATTATGTTTATAATAGTTCGTTGATGTTAATTTAATTATCGTTAAAATTGTTTGTGGAAAATGAAATATTCAAGTCTGGATGTTGGCTTCTTCACCGTGGTCTGTCCTAGAATgctagtattttaagttattaattaCTCAACAATAAACAATTTTgaacaaatttaaattatttattaaataaatgtttttaaaataattattaaatatgtttatAAACATAAATGAATTAATCATAGAATACCATGGTTGATTGACCtgacttcaatttttttttatttttattgttttcggTAACTGAATCAAAGAAAAATTGAAGTGATAGAGATTGATCATGTGAATAGTGCTAGGGAGGTTAAGAAAGTCCGTAGACAAGAGGAAGAACGGTTGAATATTTGTCTTAGTTACCGCAGTTAAAACAATTTAGCtatttttagtcatttttaatttgTTGTTGATTTTAAGGGATTATGAATCTTTTAGTTGCTTGTTTTTAGTCATTGGTGGTTGAATTTTTTTTCCTTATAAGTATTACTTTTTCAGTTTAATGAAACATACAGTTTCCATCGAAAATAATTTTCACTTTATTCTTGCATTTATAGTTTTTAACATCAAGTTCTCAAAAATGCCAACAATTTGGTATCAAAACTATCTTCTTAATTGACCTATCATTGAGAGAAATTTTTTTCTTCTATGGATTCAAAAACCTTTTTCACTACACTTGCATAACCTATTTTCAATTAAGAAGACTATCATATTTGGGCAATAATGATGAAGGCTCATTTGGAGGCAAATGATCTCTAAGAAGCTGTTGAGAAGGACTACAAAGTTCTTCCCTTTCCTACAAATCCAACCATGGTGGAACTAAAGAATAACAAAAAGAATAAAACAAGAAAGTCCAACTCTAGAGCTATGTTAATTATTATAGTCTCACTAGAAATCTTTGTCAGAATTATGACAAAGAAATCAACATTTGAAgtttgaaatttctttaaggaagaaTATGATGGAGATGAAAGGATCAACAGAATGCACATTTTCAACTTGATTAGAGGATTTGAACTACAGAAGATGAAAAACTCCAAGACAGTTAAGGAGTATTTTGACTAATTACTCAACATTGTTAACAAAGTAAGATTACTTGGCTCTAAATTTCCAGATTCTAGATTGGTTCAAAAAATTCTTGTAACAGTTCTTGAAAGATTTGAAGTAACTATTTCCTCACTAGAAAGCACTAAAGATCTGTCAGAAATTAGTTTGACAGAATTATTGAATTTTCTACAGGCACAAGAACAGAGAAGACTTTTAAGGTTTGAAGGGTCTGTCGAGGGTGCATTACCTCAAGAGTTCAGTCAAATCAGGGAGACAAAGGAAAtaagaaaaaaacacaaaaagGAAAACTCAAGTTTTGATTCTCCCAAAATCA is part of the Gossypium arboreum isolate Shixiya-1 chromosome 5, ASM2569848v2, whole genome shotgun sequence genome and harbors:
- the LOC108478412 gene encoding laccase-14-like, which codes for MGLVRWFVGVLFLSTLLLCSADVHHYEFFVRESKFKKMCNTSTLLVVNNSYPGPEIRVHRGDTVFVNVHNRGKYGFTIHWHGVKQPRNPWFDGPEFITQCPIRPRTNFTYKIILSEEIGTLWWHAHSDWTRSSVHGAIVILPAENETYPFPTPDGEQTIILESWYNGNLKKIIDKALASGTPPPQPDAYAINGHLGDTYGCPTDTIFRMEVDYKKTYLLRIINAAMNEQQFFTIMNHTLTVVALDASYVRRFKSDYILISPGQTMDVLVSANRNAGQYYMATRPSSDSAVAPVDFITTGIFQYTNFVGGSNASLITLPAMNNTDAMLNFISRIRNTNVTQNPPINVPADTDINRRVFITLAVNDLPCKNSKCVVSDGFAASLNNVSFVYPHIDVLQAYYRNIRGVFAENFPFLPPEFYDFTGNLTGVVSAVEVGTRAICVNYGDAVEIVLQSTQMGAGGSHPIHLHGYSFYWVGAGLGNFNGETDPSTYNLVDPPLMNTIDVPGTGWVAIRFFANNPGVWYMHCHFERHTSWGMSTVLIVRNGSTIETSIRPRPSTMPRCHRT